In the genome of Streptomyces fagopyri, the window TCGCCACGGTCGCCACCTGTCTGGTCCTGGTCGCCTCACTCGGCGGCACCACCTGGGGCTGGAGCTCTCCACAGGTCATCGGCCTCGCGGCGGTCGGCGTGGCGCTGGCCGTGGTCTTCGTGGCCGTGGAGCGGCGCGCGGCGGAACCCGTCCTGCCCCTGAAACTGTTCCGCATCCGGACCTTCACCCTCTCGGCCGTGATCAGTTTCATCGTCGGCTTCGCGATGTTCGGTGCGATGACCTACCTGCCGACGTTCCTCCAGGTCGTCCAGGGCGTGTCGCCCACGCTGTCGGGCGTGCACATGCTGCCCATGGTGTTCGGGCTGCTGATCTCGTCCACGGTCTCCGGCCAGATCGTCAGCCGTACCGGCCGCTGGAAGGTGTTCCCCGTCGCCGGCACCGGGATCACCACCATCGGTCTGCTCCTGCTGCACCAGCTCGACGAGCACAGCGGCACCGGCCGCATGAGCGCGTACTTCTTCGTCTTCGGCCTGGGACTCGGCCTGGTGATGCAGGTTCTGGTCCTGATCGTGCAGAACGCGGTCTCGTACCAGGATCTGGGCGTCGCCACCTCCGGCGCGACCTTCTTCCGCTCCATCGGCGCCTCGTTCGGAGTGGCGATCTTCGGCACGGTCTTCGCGAGCCGTCTCGGCGACAAACTGACGGTCGCGCTGAGCGGGCGGCAGCTGCCGCCGGGCATCTCCCCGGACAGTCTGAAGGCCGACCCGAAGGGCATCTCCGGCCTGGCGCCCACGCTGCGCGGGCCCATCCTGCACGCGTTCGCCTCGTCGATCACCGACGTCTTCCTGTACGCGGCTCCGGTCGCCCTGCTGGGTTTCGTGCTGGCCTGGTTCCTGCGCGAGGACAAGCTGCGGGGATCTGTCACGGCGCCGGACCTCACCGAGACGTTCGCCACCAATCCGGTGGAGCGGTCGTCGTACGACGAGGTGTGCCGCGCGCTGTCGGTGCTGGGCACCCGGGAGGGGCGGCGCGAGATCTACGAGAAGATCACCGCGCGGTCCGGGTACGACCTGCTGCCCGCCGCGAGCTGGCTGCTGCTGCGGATCAAGAAGTACGGCTGGGCCGAGCCGGCGCAACTGGCCGAGGGCAGCGCCGTACCGCTGCCGGTGGTGCTCGCCGCGGCCCGTCAGCTGGAGGTGCGCCGCCTCGTCGACCGGGAGGGTCTCGACCTCGTGCTCACCGACGAGGGCCGCGAGGCCGCCGGGAACCTGGCGAAGGCCCGTGAGGACTCCCTCGCCGAGCTGCTGGGCGACTGGTGGGGTCCGGACCGTCCGACGGACCTGGTCAGGCTGGTCGAGGAGCTGAACGCGGAGATGTCGGGCTCCGACGCGGAGCGCCCGCACGACGGGTCGGTACCGAGACCGCAGGGCCCGACCTGACGCCCCGAACCCACACCCACACCACACACCACGGCACGCACACCACCGCACGCACACCAGCGCACGCACACCACCGCACCCCGACCACCGACCCTGACCCCCTCCCCAGATCCGCCCCCGTACCCAGATCCGCCCTGACGACGAGATCGGCGCGACGACAGCTCAGGAGGGTGTCCGCAACCGCTTCGCGAACCAGTGGTCGGCGTAGACGTCGTCGTTGTGGGCCGCGGTCTCCTCGTAGCCGTGCCGCGCGTAGAGCGTGCGCGCCTCCACGAGGTCGCCGCGGGTGTCGAGGACCAGTTTCCGGGCGCCGAGGCCGAGTGCCGCCCGCTCGGCCGCGGCGAGCAGCAGTGCCGCGCCGCCCCGGCCGCGCAGCTCCGGCCGTACGAAGACCCGCTTCAGTTCACCCGTGACGGTGTCGAGCATCCGTACTCCCGCCATGCCCCCGGGTTCGCCGCCGTACCGGGCGACCAGCAGCACTCCGGTGGGCGCGGTGAATTCGGCCCCCGTGCTCGCGGCGATCTCCCGCTCCAGCTCGCCGGGATCGGTCGCGTGGCCCTCGTGCAGCAGGTACCAGCGGTCGCTGACCTCGGTGTAGTAGGCCCGCCACAGTGCCCGGGCGGCGGGGGAGCCGAAGGGCTCGGGGCCGACGGTCCAGGAAGCCACGTCCGTCGCGTGGCTCGGCACACAGCTGCGCGCGGGGCCGGTCGAGCCGCTCGCGGCGGCCGCCTCGGCGTCGTTCTTCGGGTCGTTCCTCGCGTCGTCGGCCGTCTCGTCGGTCGCGGGGTCGCCGGTACGTGTCATGGCGGTCATTGTCAGGAGGCACCGGGCCCGGTCCGCAACCGGTTATGCGTCGACCGGCGCCGGATCGTGCGGGACCGGGCGCGGCCGGCCCCGTTTGAAGGCGTACTTCCGGGCAACCCGATCCGCGAACCGGCCCGTTGGGTCGAGAAACCCCGGAAGGCATCCATGTCCACAGGCGTCATCATCGCTCTGATCGTGATCGTGGCGGCCGTTGCCGTTGTCGCAGCCGCCCTGACCCTTCTCGCCCGCAGGCCGCAGGGCGGACGCACGTTGCGGCGGCGCTTCGGGCCCGAGTACGACCGGGTCGTCGCCCGGCACGACGGCGACGCCAGGGCCGCCGAGCGCGACCTCGCCGAGCGCGTCAAGCGCCACGGCTCGCTGCGGCGGCGGCCGTTGGAGGAGGCGGCCCGTGAGCGGTACACGGCCCGCTGGACGGCGGCCCAGGAACGTTTCGTCGACTCCCCCCGGGACGCGGTGGCCGAGGCGGACCAGCTGCTCGGCGAGGTGGCCGGTGAGCGCGGCTTCCCCGACGGTGAGCGCTACGACGAGCGGCTGGAGGCACTCTCGGTCCACCACGGACACCGTGTCCACGGCTACCGGCGGGTTCACGAGGCCACGCACAGCCCCACCCCGGACGACCGCGCCGGCACTGAGGAACTCCGCGAGGCCATGATCGAGGCCCGCGGCCTCTTCGAGGAACTGGTGTCCACCGAGCGCCAGGACTCCGCCGCCGACCGGCCGGACCCGGCTCCCGACAACCGATCCCGGACGCCGTGGGCGCTCAACAGGCGCCAGGTGAAGGGGAGTTGAGGAAGGTGAATGACATGACACCGGACGAAGGCAAGGACACGGCGACCCGCCGCGAGGTGCTGAAGGGCGACGCGGAGGCGGCACCCGCCGGGCGGACCCCGCGACACGAGACGACCCCGCGGGACGAGTCGGCACCGAGGACCGGGACGACATCGAAGACCGAGGCCGAGAAGACCGAAGCCGACAGGGCCGACGCCGAGAAGGCCGGGACCAGTGGTACCGGCGCCGAGCGGACCGACGGCGCGGCGGTACGAGGGGACGAGCGCAACCGCGGCCGCGCGGCCACGGACACCCTGCGCGACACCCCGGACCGGGCGGCCGGTGCCGGTGAGCGCGGCACGGCGGCGCGCACCCCCTTCCCCGCGCCCGCCCAACAGACGGTGGCCCCGTCCGGCGCGACCGCGGACGATCACCCTGAGACACCGGACCGGGCCGCATCCACCACCGGCGAGCACGCCGTGACGCCGCGCACTCCGGTCCCCCTGGGCTCCCGCGAGGCGACCACCTCCCGCGAGGCGACCTCGGCGCGTGAGTCCAAGGGCTCCCGCGGGACCGGGACCCCGGCCGCCGGGCGCGCGGCGGACGGCTCCGGAGAGCCCGCCCGTACCGGCGCGCACGACCCGGGTACGGCACGCGGGAACGGTGTCTCCGGCGCGGACGACAGCGCGCTGCTGTCCCACGACGCGTGCGACAAGTACGCGCTGCGGATGCGGCACGCGGTCGGCGGGTTCGTCGACGGTCCGCGGGCGTCCGTCGAGGAGGCCGATCATGTCCTCGAGGAGCTCACGG includes:
- a CDS encoding GNAT family N-acetyltransferase, which gives rise to MASWTVGPEPFGSPAARALWRAYYTEVSDRWYLLHEGHATDPGELEREIAASTGAEFTAPTGVLLVARYGGEPGGMAGVRMLDTVTGELKRVFVRPELRGRGGAALLLAAAERAALGLGARKLVLDTRGDLVEARTLYARHGYEETAAHNDDVYADHWFAKRLRTPS
- a CDS encoding MDR family MFS transporter — protein: MTGDIPGDVQGDAQGDARPDTHTDAQGTNGGTPPYAVNESAERRRSAAASDAQETVHAGVVVSIGALLLGMLLAALDQTIVSTALPTIVSDLGGLEHLSWVVTAYLLASTAATPLWGKLGDQYGRKKLFQTAIVIFLIGSALCGMSQNMGELIGFRALQGLGGGGLMVLSMAIVGDIVSPRERGKYQGLFGAVFGATSVLGPLLGGFFTEQLSWRWVFYINLPVGVVALVVIAAVLHIPGKAAKHVIDYLGTFLVATVATCLVLVASLGGTTWGWSSPQVIGLAAVGVALAVVFVAVERRAAEPVLPLKLFRIRTFTLSAVISFIVGFAMFGAMTYLPTFLQVVQGVSPTLSGVHMLPMVFGLLISSTVSGQIVSRTGRWKVFPVAGTGITTIGLLLLHQLDEHSGTGRMSAYFFVFGLGLGLVMQVLVLIVQNAVSYQDLGVATSGATFFRSIGASFGVAIFGTVFASRLGDKLTVALSGRQLPPGISPDSLKADPKGISGLAPTLRGPILHAFASSITDVFLYAAPVALLGFVLAWFLREDKLRGSVTAPDLTETFATNPVERSSYDEVCRALSVLGTREGRREIYEKITARSGYDLLPAASWLLLRIKKYGWAEPAQLAEGSAVPLPVVLAAARQLEVRRLVDREGLDLVLTDEGREAAGNLAKAREDSLAELLGDWWGPDRPTDLVRLVEELNAEMSGSDAERPHDGSVPRPQGPT